A window of the Diabrotica undecimpunctata isolate CICGRU chromosome 1, icDiaUnde3, whole genome shotgun sequence genome harbors these coding sequences:
- the LOC140444472 gene encoding hydroxyacyl-coenzyme A dehydrogenase, mitochondrial-like: MATISNIAKRCFSSSSTLNAIKNVTVIGGGLMGSGIAQVAAQAGQSVILVDLNADILKKSETSIQTSVGRVAKKLHKEDAAAAKKFVEETTGRIKYCPDPLKALDKADLVVEAIVENIGIKHKLFKSLDEAAPANTIFASNTSSLSISEIASVTKRKDKFGGLHFFNPVAVMKLLEVIRIPETSEETYKAMMEWGKSVGKVCITCKDTPGFVVNRLLVPYLAESIKLFERGDASAQDIDTAMKLGAGYPMGPLELADYTGLDTTLFIIDGWHKKFPENPLFEPPAILRKFVAEGKLGRKTGQGFYNYSK; the protein is encoded by the exons ATGGCTACTATTTCCAATATCGCTAAAAGGTGTTTTTCTAGCAGTTCAACCTTAAACGCTATAAAAAATGTTACCGTTATCGGAGGTGGATTAATGGGATCTGGAATTGCCCAG GTGGCAGCTCAAGCAGGTCAATCTGTTATTTTGGTGGATTTAAATGCAGACATCttaaaaaaatctgaaacatCCATTCAAACAAGTGTAGGCCGTGTTGCCAAAAAGCTACATAAAGAAGATGCAGCTGCTGCCAAAAAGTTTGTAGAAGAAACTACGGGAAGAATTAAATATTGTCCAGATCCCTTAAAAGCTCTAGACAAGGCTGACCTTGTGGTGGAAGCTATAGTTGAAAACATAGGAATCAAACACAAACTCTTCAAGAGTTTAGATGAAGCTGCTCCTGCAAATACAATATTTGCCTCTAACACAAGCTCATTATCTATATCAGAAATAGCTTCGGTCACAAAGAGGAAGGATAAATTTGGGGGACTGCATTTCTTTAATCCAGTGGCAGTGATGAAGCTGTTGGAAGTAATTAGGATCCCAGAAACTAGCGAAGAGACCTATAAAGCTATGATGGAGTGGGGTAAATCAGTGGGTAAAGTTTGTATTACATGCAAAGATACCCCTGGATTTGTAGTAAACAGGCTTTTGGTGCCTTATTTAGCTGAATCTATCAAACTGTTTGAGAGAG GAGATGCCTCAGCTCAAGATATTGATACAGCTATGAAACTAGGTGCTGGATACCCAATGGGACCATTGGAATTGGCTGACTATACTGGTTTAGATACCACACTCTTCATTATCGACGGATGGCACAAGAAATTCCCGGAAAATCCTCTGTTTGAACCACCAGCAATATTGAGGAAGTTCGTAGCAGAAGGAAAGTTGGGGCGTAAGACCGGTCAAGGCTTTTATAACTACTCAAAATAG
- the LOC140444477 gene encoding probable 3-hydroxyacyl-CoA dehydrogenase B0272.3, which produces MAAVGNVLSRGFSTTTARNVIQNVTVIGGGLMGSGIAQVAAQSGQNVTLVDVSSDVLKKSESNIQNSLGRVAKKLHKDDPAAGKKLVDDVLSRIQYLTEPQKGVQNADLVVEAIVENIDIKHKLFKSLDEAAPEKTLFASNTSSLSIAEIASVTKRLDKFGGLHFFNPVPMMKLLEVIRIPETSDETYNAMMAWGKSIGKVCITCKDTPGFVVNRLLVPYIAEAVRMLERGDASAQDIDTAMKLGAGYPMGPLELADYTGLDTGVFILEGWHKKFPDNQLFNPVELQKKFVKEGKLGRKTGEGFYKYTK; this is translated from the exons atggcAGCAGTAGGTAATGTTTTGTCAAGAGGATTTTCTACAACTACAGCGAGGAACGTCATCCAAAATGTGACCGTCATTGGTGGCGGCTTGATGGGATCTGGAATTGCACAG gtTGCAGCTCAATCTGGTCAAAATGTAACCTTAGTGGACGTCAGCTCAGATGTCTTGAAAAAATCAGAAAGCAACATTCAAAACAGTCTTGGTCGCGTCGCTAAAAAACTACACAAAGACGACCCAGCTGCAGGAAAAAAGTTAGTAGATGATGTACTATCTCGCATCCAGTACTTAACGGAACCGCAAAAGGGAGTACAGAACGCAGATCTGGTCGTAGAAGCCATCGtagaaaatattgatattaaacaCAAACTATTTAAGAGCTTAGACGAAGCTGCACCAGAAAAAACTCTATTCGCCTCCAATACTAGTTCTTTATCTATCGCAGAAATCGCTTCCGTGACAAAACGGTTAGACAAGTTCGGAGGACTTCATTTTTTCAACCCCGTACCTATGATGAAACTTTTGGAAGTCATAAGAATTCCTGAAACCAGTGACGAAACCTACAATGCCATGATGGCTTGGGGCAAGTCCATCGGCAAAGTCTGCATCACCTGTAAAGATACTCCCGGATTTGTGGTCAATAGATTGCTGGTTCCTTATATTGCTGAAGCTGTTCGTATGTTGGAAAGAG GGGACGCTTCTGCTCAAGATATCGACACAGCAATGAAACTAGGAGCTGGATATCCAATGGGACCTTTGGAACTAGCTGATTATACTGGTTTAGACACTGGTGTGTTCATTCTTGAAGGTTGGCATAAAAAATTCCCCGACAATCAACTTTTTAACCCAGTAGAGCTCCAAAAGAAATTTGTAAAAGAAGGTAAACTAGGAAGGAAAACTGGAGAAGGATTCTATAAGTACACAAAATAA